In one Drosophila pseudoobscura strain MV-25-SWS-2005 chromosome X, UCI_Dpse_MV25, whole genome shotgun sequence genomic region, the following are encoded:
- the LOC6902102 gene encoding uncharacterized protein isoform X1, with amino-acid sequence MCDLWNTLIVGLVTSSLGLAVYFVMRRRRNRLYRSAVVPYGPRAVVPYGPLAVVPYGPRAVVRVEIAQPDPFETEEQRAMRAYLKTQARYIHYPPVDMGFGTMPLVYQYQMLVIFRLQGMYRDGMLFRDGVAYIRWPRR; translated from the exons ATGTGCGATCTGTGGAACACCCTTATAGTGGGCTTAGTGACATCCTCGTTGGGGCTGGCTGTCTATTTCGTAATGCGGCGCCGTCGTAATCGTCTGTACAG GAGCGCTGTGGTGCCCTATGGCCCACGCGCTGTGGTGCCCTATGGCCCACTCGCTGTGGTGCCCTATGGCCCACGCGCTGTGGTCCGCGTGGAGATTGCCCAACCGGACCCCTTTGAGACGGAGGAGCAGAGGGCCATGCGGGCCTATCTGAAGACGCAGGCGCGCTATATCCACTATCCGCCGGTAGATATGGGATTCGGAACGATGCCGCTGGTGTACCAGTACCAGATGTTGGTCATTTTCCGGCTGCAGGGCATGTACCGCGATGGGATGCTCTTCCGTGATGGCGTGGCCTACATCCGATGGCCCCGTCGCTGA
- the LOC6902102 gene encoding uncharacterized protein isoform X2 produces the protein MCDLWNTLIVGLVTSSLGLAVYFVMRRRRNRLYRCAVVPYGPRAVVRVEIAQPDPFETEEQRAMRAYLKTQARYIHYPPVDMGFGTMPLVYQYQMLVIFRLQGMYRDGMLFRDGVAYIRWPRR, from the exons ATGTGCGATCTGTGGAACACCCTTATAGTGGGCTTAGTGACATCCTCGTTGGGGCTGGCTGTCTATTTCGTAATGCGGCGCCGTCGTAATCGTCTGTACAGGTG CGCTGTGGTGCCCTATGGCCCACGCGCTGTGGTCCGCGTGGAGATTGCCCAACCGGACCCCTTTGAGACGGAGGAGCAGAGGGCCATGCGGGCCTATCTGAAGACGCAGGCGCGCTATATCCACTATCCGCCGGTAGATATGGGATTCGGAACGATGCCGCTGGTGTACCAGTACCAGATGTTGGTCATTTTCCGGCTGCAGGGCATGTACCGCGATGGGATGCTCTTCCGTGATGGCGTGGCCTACATCCGATGGCCCCGTCGCTGA